DNA from Thermococcus argininiproducens:
AAACTAGTTCCGATAGACAATGATGGATAAGTCCTCCAGTATCTTTGTGAAACATCAATTCAACGCCTTTTCGTGGATGTATAGTATATTCTCTTGCTCCAGCTAGTTCTGCTATCTCGTCGGCATATATTCCAGCAGCATTAACAACGTATTTACACAAAAAAACACCTTTATTTGTAACTACGCCTTTTATGATATTTTTCTCTTTTAAGAAACCAACAACTTCTGTTTTCAAGTGAATTTCAACACCATTTTCTTTGGCATTTTCAGCCAGTGCTATTGTGACTTCATAGGAGTCTACTATGCCTGTGGAAGGAACGTACACTGCAGCTAGAGTGTCTTTGGTTACATATGGTTCTAGCCTAAAAATTTCTTTGCCTCGGAGTATCTTAATCCCTTTCACACCGTTTCTCATGCCTTTGAACTTAACAACCCATGGAAATATATATTTGAGGACTACCCTGTAGAGAGGGCCAGGTAGATATTTTTTGTATCTAATAAGTGTTCTTGGTGTTATTAGCCATAGACTACCAACACGCTTGAATTTAAAGCCCAACTCCTCCGCCCATTTATCGTACATAGCGTTTCCTCTGATGTTTAACTTCCGTTTTAGAGTATTCCTAGGGGGTGCAACTCCAGGATGTATCATACCATTGTTTGCTTTAGATGCACCAGTGGCAATATCAGACGCTTTTTCGAGAAGTGCTATCTTAATATCGTATCTAGATAGCTCTCTAGCAATGGCGGTGCCTATAATCCCACCACCAATTATGATGACGTCGTATTCGCCGATTACTTTTTCCCTATTTTTTTCAAACAACATTCTTCTTCTCTCTTCTTTTTCTTTAAATCTGTCCTCTGGGAAACCTCTCCACTTTATCTTGTTTACTACTCCATCAATACCTTTAATTTTTCCGATTCTTAGGCCTATTTCAACCCATTCTTTGTATTTTTCCACATTTCCGTAAAGAAAGACGATTTTGTCGTTTATTTCGAATGTTATGTCGTATGGGTATCTTTTCAATATTTTAGCTACTTTTGACTCGAGGGAGGACATTTTTACCCCCTCAAAACATCGTACAGAAGCTCCGCTATATCGAGAGTTTTTCCGTAATTGGATTCAAAAGCTAGTTTACATGTAGGACAGGCGGTTACTATAACCTCAGCTTCTTCTCTAAGCTCTTTAAGACGTTCGTTTGATATTTCGTCTGCTAACTGTGCGTTTAAGCGTGATATCGCACTTCCTCCATATCCACAACAGAAAGTCTCCTTTCCTTTTCTTCTAGGGGATTTGACTTCAAGACCTTCTATGCTTAATAGAAGTTTTTCAAGAAGTTCGGGCCTTTTAAGACCTATGGCTAGTTTGCAGGGATCATGAAACGTTACCCTTCCTTTGGTTTTTAGTCCCTTAATTTTCCCCTCGAGGAATTCTGTAATGTGGAAGATTTTTGGGTTAATCTTTATGCTGTATTTTGGATAAAGCACGCGATAGGCATAGGCACAGGAGGGGCAAGAAGTCACCACAACATCCGCTCCAGAAGAGTTTATTATCTCAGCTTGCTCTTTTGCAAGCTTTTTGAAGAGTGTAATATTTCCGAGATTATATGCAGGGATTCCACAACACTTTTCGCTTGTTGTGAAGGGCTTATATCCTAAACTCTCAAGAACTTTAGAGGTCTTCTTTTCAACTTCGGGATATTTTTCCCTGATAGTACATCCCCTTAAATAAAGAATATTGCCATCTCTTACCATTTTTTCATCCTTAGGTTCTCCATAGACGTATCCATATTCTTTAAGATTTTTAAAGACTTCACTAAATTCTTTAAAAGTTATTCCTTTCTTAACGGCCTCTTCTTTAATGGGTCTTGTTAAATTCGACACAGAGAATTCAAATGGGCACCACTGAGTACATGCATCGCATGAGAGGCACATATAAAGCGGTTCAATATTTTCCAAGTTCAACTCTAGTTTTCCGTCACGTATAAAGAACGCTATTCTGGCTTTTCCAGCGGGAGATGTGGTTTCTTTTCCATCAACTATGCTGATTGGACATGCATGTCGGCACATGTTGGGACAGAGAGCACATTTCACAAGATCATCTGGCCCGTTTAGCTTTCCACTTATGAATTTAAAGATCAATGGAGCACTTCTAATCAGTTCAAGCCCCTTGATCTCATCTTTCAGCCAGTCCCACTTTCTGGGCATTATCATACCCCCATATTTCTGGGATTCATAATCTTTTTCTCATCAAGAGCATTCTTTACCTTCTTCAGAACTTCAAAAGCAAGTCCAAGATCTTCTTTGAGCCATTTACCCCGTTGTCTTCCTATTCCGTGATGGTGGCTTATTGCTCCGCCTACTTCAAGTGTGGTCTTCATAGCAACATCCCATACTTCATTGTAGTACTCTGTAGGATCTCCCTTAGGAATCCCTGCAAAGGTGAAATAAAAGCACACTCCTTGAGGATAAAAGTGAGAAGCATGGGCAGAGACAAAAAGTGTTCCCTTTACAGAACGCATAACGTTAATCAGGGATCTATACAGCTTTATGGCTTTACTCCAGTGGATAGAGACTTCAATGGTGTCAAACACAACCCCTAGTGGTGCGAACTCTGAAGCCTCTTTTACGTTAAATCGGGTTTCTAACCAGTGTTTTACAAGATTTTCTCCAAGGGCCTTTCCTTTAAACTCCTCTTCAATTATCTGTTTTTCCGCTTCAACAAGTTTTGAATCTCCTTCAAGTATGATAATGGTAGCTATCTTTCCATAGACTTCGTCGAATTTGTAAAAGTGTCTTTTAGTCTCGACAATGTCGTATATTCTTACAACCGCTGGTCTTGCGCCTCTTTTAAGTATGCGGTTCACTGAATCGAGAGCTTCTTCAAGAGTTTCTGAGGCAAAGGATAGCAGTATTCTCTTTTCGGGATAAGGCCATATTTTAAGCCAGGTTTTTGTGATTATTCCAAGAATTCCCTCACTACCAATAAAAAGTGTTTTCAGGTCCGGTCCTGTCGCACTTCTTACATGAGGTTTTAAAGTTACCACATCCCCCCATGGAAGAACTGCTTCAAGGCCTAGCACCATGTCTTCTATTCCCCCATATTTTGTTGAAAATTGTCCGGTTGCTTTAGTGGCTATCCATCCACCGATAGTTGAGGGGTAAAGAGATTGTGGAAAATGACCAAGTGTGTATCCTTTTTTATTGAGGTATTTTTCCAAATAATAGCCATTCGTGCCAGCTTCAACTTCAACCAACAAGTTTTCCTCATGAAGCTTGATAGAGCGCATTTTTTTCATGTCTACAACTATTCCCCCTTGTTCGGGAATAGCTCCGCCAAGAACCCCAGAGCCACCCCCGTAAGTATATACTGGAATAGCATTTTCGTATGCTATCTTTACCACATCTTGCACCTCTCTCGTGTTCTTAGGCCATACAATGGCTCTTGCTAGTGCAGGAATTTTTCCCTTAAGCATCCAGTGAAGGGTTATTGGCCAGTAATCTCGACTATATGAGAGAAGATCAACATCTTTTGTGGAGACCCTATTCCCCAGGATACTAATTAAGTGTTTCAGAACATCGGAAGGGAGTTCATGGTTAGATCTCATTACAACTTCCAAATTGGTCAAATTATCACCCCTAAATAGGAAATTGTTATTTTGAACTTAATAAAATTTTTGAGGGATATTTTTAGTCATTAATAACTTTTTGAGTTTTATACGTTTATTTTTGGATGAAATAGCGGGGGCGGTAGATGAGGTCGGATGACTAGCTGACTGCTTATTACTTTCTTTTTCTTGAAGGTAGAAGTCTTCTACAAGAGTGAGGGGGTATTTAAAATAGAGAGTGAGGCGATAAAAATATATAGAAAACTCAAACAAGTTTTTTATCTTTCAGGACTTTCTCTATTCTATCCATAGCCTCTTCAAGCTTTTCATACGCTGTGGCGTAGCTTATTCTTATATAGCCCTCACCAGCTTGTCCAAAAGCAGTTCCTGGCACTAGCACAACTTTTGCTTCCTTAGTCATGAGTTCGCTGAATTCTTTGCTTGACAGCCCAGTATCTTTGATTCTTGGAAAGATGTAAAAGGCGCCCTTTGGTTTTACTGTTGGGAGACCCATTTCATTGAGTCTTTTCCAGACAAGGTTCCTTCGTCTTTCGTATTCTCTTCGCATTTCTTCAATAGCCTCCCAGCTTCTTTCATCTCTTAGGGCCTTAGCAGCTGCATATTGGATGAAAGTTACTGGGCAGGTTGCATTATACATTTGGAAGCGTATCATTTTCTCTATTATCCATTCAGGAGCTGCTACAAATCCTAGTCTCCATCCGGTCATGGCGAATGTTTTTGAAAAACCGTTCATTGTTATTGTTCTTTCAAACATTCCATTAAGGGAGGCTATGCTGTAATTTTTCACTCCATCATAAACAAAGTACTCATAGACTTCATCACTAAGTATTATCAAATCGTGTTCTACTGCAAAATCGGCTATCTCTTTGAGGTCTTTCTTTGTTAAAACTGCTCCTGTAGGATTATTTGGAGAGTTTATAATGAGTGCTCTTGTTCTAGGCGTGATGTATTTTTTAAGCTCATCAACACTTAGGCGAAATTCGTTTTCCTCATAAGTAGGAACTTCAATAGGTTTTCCTCCTGCCAGGATAACAGCGGGAGCATAACTTACAAACATGGGAGAGGGGATGAGAACTTCCTCATTATCTTTTAAGAAAGTGCTCAATCCCATTAAAATTTGCTGATTTGTACCAACGGTTATCATTATTTGAGTCTTTGGATCCACATTAATCTTGTTATGCTTTTTGAGTTTCTCTGCAACTGCTTCCCGAAGCTCAAGAATACCACTATTTGGACTATAATGAGTTAGTCCTTTGTCAAGGGCTTCCTTTGCGTACTCTTTTATGTGTGCTGGAGTGTCAAAATCAGGTTCGCCTATCCCTAGAGAAATGACTCCTTCGATCCCTTGCGCAAGATCAAAAAGTTTTCTTATTTCGGAAGGGTTTACTAACTCTAGTCTATCACTTAGAGCCATGAGCATCACCAGTAGGGTTTCTCCTTGATGTTTATAATTTTACCGACATAAAATATTTGACAATGATGAATAAAAAAGGTCATCGATAGACAACAAAGTTCTCTAAAATAAGAACATCCAATTTGGCTTTGAAGAAGGTTCTTAAAGCATCGTTAGGTGAGCACACTATAGGTTCGCCGTGCATATTGAAACTAGTGTTTAATACTATCCCTGTTTCCGTTTCTTGCTCAAAATGTTTTATTATATTGTAATAAGTTGGATTGTCTTTTTTCATAAGTGTTTGTGGTCGTGTGGTACCATCCACATGAACAACTGCTGGTGCCTCAAGCTTCATTTTTTTAGTAGCTTCATAACTTATTGTCATAAACTTATTTGGATATGGATTTTGGAGATACTCCTTAATTTTCTCCTCTAGGATCGATGGAGCAAAGGGTTGAAACACATCTCTGTTTAGTGCGACATTAAGCTTCTCGACGATTTCCCTATTTCTCGGGTCTGCAAGAATAGAACGGTTTCCCAAGGCCCTTGGGCCGTACTCCATTTTTCCTTGGAAAAGCCCAATGATTTTGCCATCAACAAGCATTTCAGCAACGAGTTCTGAGATGTCTTCTTGATATTCAAAGTTAATGTCATTCTTCTTTAGGAAGGCTTCAATTTCATTTTCATTATACCTTGGGCCTAGATAGACATGTTCTAATTTAAATGGCTTCCATTTACTATCTAATCGCTCAAATTGAGCCTTTATAAAAGCCGCAGCACCAAATGCCAATCCTGAGTCATCCATTGCAGGAAAAACCCAAAGATCTGGAAAATATTCCCTTAAAACAGCATTCGCTTTTACGTTTTGAGCAACACCGCCAGCATAGGCTAGTTTTAAGTTGTAAGTTGTAAGTTTTAATCCAAGCTCGTCGATGATTTTCTCAAGATGGGCTTGGGCACTTGCTGCTATTTCTATTGCTTTTCTTTGTATTTTCCCCTTAAGATCTCCTTTCTTCATTTGCTGGGCAATTTCTCTTGCTCTTGAGAAAGGATAGTCAAAAAATTCTGCAAGCTTTTTTGTGGCTTCGATTCCAACTACTTTAAGCTTGTTTTCGAAGCTTAGTTCATTAAGTTCTATTATGTTCGTGAGATCATAAGTAGGTTTTCCATAAGCTGCTAGACTCATAATCTTTCCCTCGTGCCGCATAGGTTTGAAACCCAAAAGCTCAGTAACAGATGCATAAAAATCTCCTAGAGAGTCAAGATATGTGCTCTGAGCTATTCTAATCATTTCTCCATTTCTACCGATATATATTGAGGAGCTTAACCCATCTCCCGCAGCGTCTATGCTTAAAGCTAAACTTTCCTCCCATCCAGAAGTGTAATAAGCTGAGGCCGCATGTGCTAGGTGGTGCTCAACAAAGAGAACCTTCTTTTTGAATTCTCCTCCAAATATCGACTTTAATCCTCTTTCAAGTTCAAGTAGTCTAGAATGTTTTCTAAAGAGCCCAGCAACGGCTATAGCATCGATCTCATTGGGATGTACATGAGCCATCTCAATAACCTTCTTTATGCTAAGCTCCGGAAATCCCCGATATTTCTTAATCCTGTTGAGTCTTTCTTCATTCACTGCGTAGATTGTATTCCCTTTGAGAAGGACTGCCCCTGCGTCATGCCCATCATGAATTCCTAAGATAATCATGTTTTAGGGTTGGGAGGAGCATTTTTAAAGCTAACTTCAGGAATAATTTTGGGGATAAAATAATGAAAGGTGAGATTGGGAAACTCATAGATAGAGGAAGTTACAAGAAAATGCCTCTCTTTGAAGGGGAACTTCCGGAAGGAAGTTTTGCCCAGATAGTGGAGATTAAGCCCAAAC
Protein-coding regions in this window:
- a CDS encoding pyridoxal phosphate-dependent aminotransferase, coding for MALSDRLELVNPSEIRKLFDLAQGIEGVISLGIGEPDFDTPAHIKEYAKEALDKGLTHYSPNSGILELREAVAEKLKKHNKINVDPKTQIMITVGTNQQILMGLSTFLKDNEEVLIPSPMFVSYAPAVILAGGKPIEVPTYEENEFRLSVDELKKYITPRTRALIINSPNNPTGAVLTKKDLKEIADFAVEHDLIILSDEVYEYFVYDGVKNYSIASLNGMFERTITMNGFSKTFAMTGWRLGFVAAPEWIIEKMIRFQMYNATCPVTFIQYAAAKALRDERSWEAIEEMRREYERRRNLVWKRLNEMGLPTVKPKGAFYIFPRIKDTGLSSKEFSELMTKEAKVVLVPGTAFGQAGEGYIRISYATAYEKLEEAMDRIEKVLKDKKLV
- a CDS encoding FAD-binding oxidoreductase — translated: MTNLEVVMRSNHELPSDVLKHLISILGNRVSTKDVDLLSYSRDYWPITLHWMLKGKIPALARAIVWPKNTREVQDVVKIAYENAIPVYTYGGGSGVLGGAIPEQGGIVVDMKKMRSIKLHEENLLVEVEAGTNGYYLEKYLNKKGYTLGHFPQSLYPSTIGGWIATKATGQFSTKYGGIEDMVLGLEAVLPWGDVVTLKPHVRSATGPDLKTLFIGSEGILGIITKTWLKIWPYPEKRILLSFASETLEEALDSVNRILKRGARPAVVRIYDIVETKRHFYKFDEVYGKIATIIILEGDSKLVEAEKQIIEEEFKGKALGENLVKHWLETRFNVKEASEFAPLGVVFDTIEVSIHWSKAIKLYRSLINVMRSVKGTLFVSAHASHFYPQGVCFYFTFAGIPKGDPTEYYNEVWDVAMKTTLEVGGAISHHHGIGRQRGKWLKEDLGLAFEVLKKVKNALDEKKIMNPRNMGV
- a CDS encoding carbamoyltransferase family protein, translating into MIILGIHDGHDAGAVLLKGNTIYAVNEERLNRIKKYRGFPELSIKKVIEMAHVHPNEIDAIAVAGLFRKHSRLLELERGLKSIFGGEFKKKVLFVEHHLAHAASAYYTSGWEESLALSIDAAGDGLSSSIYIGRNGEMIRIAQSTYLDSLGDFYASVTELLGFKPMRHEGKIMSLAAYGKPTYDLTNIIELNELSFENKLKVVGIEATKKLAEFFDYPFSRAREIAQQMKKGDLKGKIQRKAIEIAASAQAHLEKIIDELGLKLTTYNLKLAYAGGVAQNVKANAVLREYFPDLWVFPAMDDSGLAFGAAAFIKAQFERLDSKWKPFKLEHVYLGPRYNENEIEAFLKKNDINFEYQEDISELVAEMLVDGKIIGLFQGKMEYGPRALGNRSILADPRNREIVEKLNVALNRDVFQPFAPSILEEKIKEYLQNPYPNKFMTISYEATKKMKLEAPAVVHVDGTTRPQTLMKKDNPTYYNIIKHFEQETETGIVLNTSFNMHGEPIVCSPNDALRTFFKAKLDVLILENFVVYR
- a CDS encoding (Fe-S)-binding protein yields the protein MPRKWDWLKDEIKGLELIRSAPLIFKFISGKLNGPDDLVKCALCPNMCRHACPISIVDGKETTSPAGKARIAFFIRDGKLELNLENIEPLYMCLSCDACTQWCPFEFSVSNLTRPIKEEAVKKGITFKEFSEVFKNLKEYGYVYGEPKDEKMVRDGNILYLRGCTIREKYPEVEKKTSKVLESLGYKPFTTSEKCCGIPAYNLGNITLFKKLAKEQAEIINSSGADVVVTSCPSCAYAYRVLYPKYSIKINPKIFHITEFLEGKIKGLKTKGRVTFHDPCKLAIGLKRPELLEKLLLSIEGLEVKSPRRKGKETFCCGYGGSAISRLNAQLADEISNERLKELREEAEVIVTACPTCKLAFESNYGKTLDIAELLYDVLRG
- a CDS encoding NAD(P)/FAD-dependent oxidoreductase → MSSLESKVAKILKRYPYDITFEINDKIVFLYGNVEKYKEWVEIGLRIGKIKGIDGVVNKIKWRGFPEDRFKEKEERRRMLFEKNREKVIGEYDVIIIGGGIIGTAIARELSRYDIKIALLEKASDIATGASKANNGMIHPGVAPPRNTLKRKLNIRGNAMYDKWAEELGFKFKRVGSLWLITPRTLIRYKKYLPGPLYRVVLKYIFPWVVKFKGMRNGVKGIKILRGKEIFRLEPYVTKDTLAAVYVPSTGIVDSYEVTIALAENAKENGVEIHLKTEVVGFLKEKNIIKGVVTNKGVFLCKYVVNAAGIYADEIAELAGAREYTIHPRKGVELMFHKDTGGLIHHCLSELVFPSHPTSKGGGLNPTIHGNVMWGPTAVEVPDKEDTSVKREEIEFVLERYSTIIPNFPREQMIRYFAGVRAPTFTEDFIIRPAKWVKNFLHVAGIQSPGLASAPAIAEYAIDKLKAMGLELKENPLFNPRRNPIPATAEMSIEELDKRIMENPKWGNIVCTCELVSEAEIIEAINRGAYTLDAIKRRTRAGMGTCQGSYCTLKIAEILSRELGVPLNDILKEESKLFNGPVRGEAP